In a genomic window of Methanofastidiosum sp.:
- the sepS gene encoding O-phosphoserine--tRNA ligase — protein MGKPHVLEETISILRNIYLDLDFDEVFNPLFITDDDMYRQWGSETPAILDRVYYLAGLPRPNVGLSKEVKDKISNYVELDERRSRNLERTLQDYKRGTIEGDDFVEAISKGLGIEFEAAEKVLDLFKEFKELIPVPTNLTLRSHMTSGWFITLQALAGRSELPLKLFSIDRCFRREQREDQTHLRSHFSASCVVMDKEISPELGKEIVTNFTERLGFDKVKFKVKKRSASYYEAGTEHEAFIKLGDWIEIADFGLYSAEVLKKYKIPYDVLNIGQGAERISMIRSGVNDIRELIYPQFYKIDFSDQDIAKSIEFVQDIKTSDGEKLLKALIETARQNKDAQSPCDFTSYKGDFLGRKIEVMIVEPEENTKLIGPAGFNQIYVLEKVMVGILQDSTDPNSLNIIKNGVDTKISYLEAFFRKVVSKIEATKEQGEYEERIPIVRSISDINISLPTYIHQYLRGKGKIDIRGPVFTTVKWKIQ, from the coding sequence ATGGGTAAGCCACATGTTTTAGAAGAAACAATATCCATTCTTAGGAACATTTATCTTGATCTTGATTTTGATGAGGTTTTCAATCCTCTTTTCATAACTGATGATGATATGTACAGACAGTGGGGTTCAGAGACTCCTGCCATACTTGATAGGGTATATTACCTAGCTGGACTTCCAAGACCAAACGTTGGCCTCTCAAAGGAAGTCAAAGATAAGATATCTAATTATGTAGAACTAGACGAAAGAAGGAGCAGAAATCTTGAAAGAACTCTACAAGATTATAAGAGAGGTACTATAGAAGGTGACGACTTTGTTGAAGCAATATCCAAAGGCCTGGGAATTGAATTTGAAGCGGCTGAAAAAGTATTGGACCTTTTCAAAGAGTTTAAAGAATTAATTCCAGTTCCTACAAATCTCACTTTAAGGTCTCATATGACTTCCGGATGGTTTATTACTCTACAAGCTCTTGCTGGTAGGAGTGAACTTCCATTAAAATTATTTTCAATTGACAGATGTTTCAGACGTGAGCAGCGAGAAGACCAGACACATCTTAGAAGCCACTTCTCTGCATCATGTGTTGTCATGGACAAAGAAATATCTCCCGAATTAGGAAAAGAAATTGTAACAAATTTCACAGAAAGACTTGGCTTCGACAAAGTCAAATTCAAGGTCAAAAAAAGAAGTGCAAGTTACTATGAAGCTGGAACTGAGCATGAAGCGTTTATTAAATTAGGGGACTGGATAGAGATTGCTGACTTTGGATTATATTCCGCGGAAGTCTTGAAGAAATACAAAATCCCGTATGATGTCTTAAATATTGGGCAAGGTGCAGAAAGAATATCTATGATCCGAAGCGGAGTAAATGATATTCGTGAGCTGATATATCCACAGTTTTACAAAATTGACTTTTCCGATCAAGATATTGCAAAATCTATTGAGTTTGTTCAGGATATTAAAACATCAGACGGAGAAAAATTATTGAAGGCTTTAATTGAAACTGCACGGCAAAACAAAGATGCACAATCACCATGCGACTTTACTTCTTACAAAGGAGATTTTCTGGGCAGAAAAATAGAGGTAATGATTGTAGAACCTGAGGAAAATACTAAATTAATTGGGCCTGCAGGATTCAATCAGATTTATGTCTTAGAAAAAGTCATGGTTGGAATACTTCAAGATTCAACAGATCCAAATTCCCTAAATATAATAAAGAATGGCGTTGATACCAAAATTTCATATCTTGAGGCTTTCTTTAGAAAAGTTGTTTCAAAAATAGAGGCGACCAAAGAACAGGGAGAGTACGAAGAAAGAATCCCTATAGTCAGAAGCATTTCTGATATCAATATATCCCTTCCGACATACATTCACCAGTACCTAAGGGGTAAAGGTAAGATAGATATTAGAGGTCCGGTATTTACAACTGTAAAGTGGAAGATACAATAA
- the twy1 gene encoding 4-demethylwyosine synthase TYW1 encodes MEKVWSILKRQKYRIVGEHSAVKICHWTKKSLTEDRVCYKQKFYGIESHRCLQMTPSVAWCTHKCLFCWRPVEYNEDNLAKYDDPETIIEGCIEAQRELLSVYHGFLEKVNINKLKEAENPTNVAISLAGEPTLYPDLSGLIDGFRKRNFSTFLVTNGTTPEVLSSMNTYPDNLYITLPAPTKETYERVCNPQIRDGWEKLNESLEVLPTIKTKRRIIRLTLVKDYNMADIDEYSKIIEKANPDFIEAKAYMFVGYSRKRLEVENMPMFEDIQEFCKKFEETSGYRAIDSAPESRVVLLSKD; translated from the coding sequence ATGGAGAAAGTTTGGAGTATACTGAAGAGGCAGAAATACAGGATTGTTGGGGAACATAGCGCAGTAAAAATCTGTCACTGGACAAAGAAAAGTTTAACTGAAGATAGAGTTTGTTATAAACAAAAATTCTATGGGATTGAAAGCCATAGGTGTCTCCAGATGACCCCCTCAGTTGCTTGGTGTACGCACAAGTGTTTGTTCTGTTGGCGGCCAGTTGAGTACAATGAAGATAATCTCGCTAAGTATGATGATCCTGAGACTATAATTGAAGGATGCATAGAGGCACAAAGAGAACTACTCTCAGTATACCACGGCTTCCTCGAAAAGGTCAACATTAATAAATTAAAAGAAGCAGAAAATCCAACAAACGTTGCAATTTCTCTTGCAGGTGAGCCTACGCTTTATCCTGATCTATCTGGGCTAATAGATGGATTTAGAAAAAGAAATTTCTCGACATTCCTCGTGACAAACGGAACAACTCCAGAAGTGCTTTCATCAATGAATACGTATCCAGATAACCTTTACATCACATTGCCAGCACCCACAAAAGAGACTTATGAAAGAGTATGTAATCCGCAAATTAGAGATGGATGGGAAAAGCTAAATGAATCTTTGGAAGTTCTACCAACGATTAAAACAAAAAGGAGAATAATTAGGCTGACACTTGTAAAGGATTATAATATGGCGGATATCGATGAATACTCAAAAATTATAGAAAAGGCAAATCCGGATTTTATTGAGGCTAAAGCTTACATGTTTGTAGGATATTCTAGAAAAAGGCTTGAAGTAGAAAACATGCCTATGTTTGAGGATATACAAGAATTCTGTAAAAAATTTGAAGAAACATCCGGGTATCGGGCAATTGATTCGGCACCAGAATCAAGAGTTGTCTTATTATCCAAGGATTGA